CCGAGAACGGCCACACCGTCGTCTGCGGGGGACTGGGCGGCGTGATGAAGGCCGCCTGTCGCGGTGCGAGCGAGGAAGGCGGGCGAACAATCGGCGTCCTCCCCGGCGAGGACCGCGCCGCCGCGAACCCCTACGTGGACGTTCCCGTCGCCACGGGACTGGGCCACGCTCGGAACGCGCTCGTGGTGATGAACGGCGACGCCGTCATCGCGGTGGACGGCGGCGTCGGCACGCTCTCGGAACTCGGTCTCGCGGGCGTCTTCGACCGCCCGATAGCGGGACTAGGAACCCACGATGCGCCGGGCGTCAAAGCCGTCGAGTCGGCCGCCGACGCGGTGGCCTACGTCGAGTCGGCCGTCGAACCCGGTGGAGAAGAAAGATAGAAATTGGTTAAACATAGGTAGAGAAGGCTAACAGACAGCAGTACCGTTTTCTCACGGGCGGGCGCTCCGGCGTCGCTCCTGCGACAGAAATGGCGTCGGTCGGGCCGAGCGCCGCCTCGACCGCGAACGTCCGGCGACCGGTCGGGCGAATCCGGAAGGATTAAACTTCCGACCCGCATTTGTTCACCTGCGGGCCGGTGGGGTAGCTTGGTATCCTTCGGCCTTCGGGTGGCCGTAACCGCGATTCGAATTCGCGCCGGCCCACTTTCGCCCGTGTTTTCTGAGGGTTGAGGATAATCCCCGTATAGCTTGGGGTTTGGGGTCTCGATCGCCGGTTTAGCAGGTTAGAGTCGAACATGACTCATGTTGCGGGTTGCGCTTGCTGGTGGTTTTGCGAGAGTCGGCGCGGTGAAAGTGGGGGTTCAGCGTGGGGTGGAGGAGTTGACGAAAAAGGATGTGTTGTGCTTGGGGTGCCTGCAGCGCAAGCACTTTGGCGGGTCGTCTGATCGCCCAATCCGGATTCACCGGCCAGCTGCGCGCTAGAATCCTGTGAGCGTCCCCTGCTCACCGTCACTACCACCATCCTCCTGGTCACTGCCATGGTCGTTGTTCTCGCCCTGGTCACCACGAACAACATGTGCGGCCTCTTCCAGGGACTCCACTTCCATTATGTCCGCCCGGACCCGGTCATCAACCTCTTCCTCGTAGTGAGTGCGTTGCTGCCCGCAGATCCTTCGTTCACCCGCCGCTCAACTTTCTGATCGAGGGCATCACGGAGCTCATCCACGGGCGGGAGGCCGTCGCCGATCTTCACGAACAGTATTTGCCCGCGATACGCGGTGCCGTCGTCTTCAATGAGGTGCATGTCCTGCCCGCTGCGGAGCGCCTTGTAGTCGCCGTGCACGTCCACGCCCGTGATATCGTCTGGCAACACGGGGTCCCGTCGTCCATCCAGTGCCGACTCGTTCCAGTCGGTCGATCGTCTGGGGGGACATTGTCGTCAACATCGAGTCCTGCGAGCGCGTCGCGGATCGCCGCGTGTGCTTCGCCGCGGTCGTCATTTGCACTGACGCACTCGGTCGCCATGAGCGCCTCGTTAGGAGTGTACTTGTACTGGGCTGTGACGGTCGCTCGCGCTGGGTTGGCTGCGACCTTGACATCTCCGTCGCCGTCTGCACAGTTGATGGTGATTTTGACATACTGGTTTGCGTCGTGTTTTATCGAGTCGATGCTCCGGGTCATTGTTCGATGTTGATGTCGGCAGTGAATCCGAATATTGTCTGCCACTCGCGCGTCTCCATGTTCACACTGCCGTCCTCGGCTGCGGGCGTTAGCAGTAATCGAGTGTGTCCTCGTACGCGGCTGCAGTGATGGTGTCACCAGCGCGAATGTCGCGGAGGACTGCGTAGCCGTAGTGCCCGCTGTCGCTGTCGTCTTTGTCGCCGTTGATCACGTCGCCGACGGCGATTCGCGTGAGGTGCTCGATATCGAGGGAGGGTCCATAGTTAGCAGTAGTCTCCGATAATGTAAAAACGCCTGTATTTGGGGGGTGTAGAACCTCTATCGCACCCATACGGAAGTATTGTCGTGCTGCCAGTCTACCATCCACACTGTCAATCAGTGCGGTCATGTCGGGGTCCGAGCTCGCTGCACTGTCGTTGACAAACCCGCATTCGCCGTCGCCTCAAATTCCCTTCGTAATATTGAGTGGCGAGATATCGGTGTGCTGCGTCGTGTCGCCCATCATGTGACGTGACATCAGAGATACGGGGTGCCCAGTGGGTAGCCCATTCTGAAGGAGACAGGGCGCGTATACAACATTGATGAACCGGTTCAGAGTCTATTCTGCCGTTGATAATTCACAATCCTCTGCCAGATGGGTTGCAAAATCAGTAGTCATGGGCGATCTGCATATCGGGCATATCTTAGCCTCATTTATAGTGTATTCCAGCTTTAGGAACTTGAACCAGAGTGTGTTCTCCGTGTACCAGAACCCTGGTTCACCGAGTTCGTACTCGATTCTTAGCGGTGCGAGTTCCAACTCGTTTTGTGGGACATCGAACTGTGCTAAGACCCGTTCTAAATTGGAAACATCCTCCTGTAAAAACTCAACCAGGTCATCAGGCCCACCGTCAAAACCGGTCACATTAAAGCCTAAAGTGCTCCCAGGATCACCCCATTCCTCTTCAAAATTCTCTCTTCCCTCTTCCGTCTCGAACTCTAAATCATCGAACGATATTTCACCTGGATACTGGCCAACAACTTCAGAACGTACTGTCTGACCTAGCGGAAGTACTTCCTCCACGTAAACTGTGGTCATGTGATTGATTTCCCCGATTTCCCGTAACTCCTCTACCGCATCAACAGCATCATCACGGGTAAGATCTGAGTCAAGGCATCGTTCGATCACCTTGCCTTGTCTCTTCGCTACAGTGAATGGAAGCGGGACCGGGATACGCTCCCCACTGATCTTCTGCAGCAAAGCCAACTGCTCAATTTCTTCTTTCGGTAGCGGTTTCTCCTCCGCCGGCTCATAACCCAAATCTTCCGGGTGACCGGTATCAATCTCTTCATCAGCTTGCTCGTCATAAACGATAATCTCAGCAACACCGTCTTCTTCCAGCTCAACCTCTTCCAGTTTTAATAATTCATGGTACTGAAGCACATCCAAATCAGCGATATCAATATCAAAATCAAGGCCCAGAATCGGCTGAGGAGAGAGACCGACTAACCCTTTCTGCAGTATCGTGATCAACAAAGGGAACTCATCACTGGGTTCTTCGTCGAACCGTGTTTTGATATAGAGAGTCCGGTGATTGACCTCAATCCGGGCTGGAAACGTCAATTCCCTCGGTACCTGCAACTCCTCTAACTCCTCGATCTTGGGTAGTATGATCACACCGCTTTGGTGGGTTGCGGTCAGCCACTCCTGCTCCGGGTCGTCGTCGGTCTCTTTGAATCTGAAAAACGAGAGATCTACTGGTTCCTCAGTGGTGGCCGCGTTGGAAACCCGTTTCAGGTAGTTGAAAACCCGGTGAACCTTCTCAACGATTTGCAGTGAGTGGTCGATCAGGTACTCGATCGGAATGGTTACCAGGTATGGTTGGCCTTGGTCGTTTTTGCAGATGAAGACGACAAAGTCCATATCCAGATCGACACTAGTTTCTTCCTCGTTACCATGGCTGAGAGTGAACGAGTTTTCGGCCTGTGGAAGAGCTCGGTTCCCGTGTTTTACCGCGTTATAGACCTCGTGGAAGTAGAGATAGAATTCCCCGATTCGTCGGATGTTCGTATCTAAAACGTCTATTGATTGGTCGATCGCTTCTTCGACTTCTTCCTCGGAGACTTCGTCGTCCTCGATATTGTCGATGAATACGTAGCCAAACAATCTCTCTAGCGTATCCCGGTAATCCTCATTGATATCGTGACGGTGGAAAAACTCATCTTCTGTACCATCATTCAGGCTTTCAAAGAAAGACCGCAGCTGCTTCGGTCGAGTTTGAATCAGGTTTTCAAGGAGGTCCTCTCTTCCCTTGATGTATGAGAGAAGGTAGATCCCAAACGCTTCCACGTACTGAATCGAGGACTGGAAGACTTCGATTTGGGAGTGAATCCTCACCTCTTCCTCCTTTCCATCAGCATCGATATCGACCCCGGCTTCCGCTTTTTGGTAGGCGTCTTGTATGTAGTAGTATAGAAGATCCGGGTCATGAGTTGTGTCCACAAATTCTCCTGCAGTGCGGGTTTCTGAACCAGAACTAAATTCCACACCTTCCAGAGGACTATCTGTCATATACCATTATCAAATCCGTTCTTTGTATATAATATTCTACGGTTCTTGGTAGTCTAACGCTTTTCTGGATCCCGGTCACCCGCTTTTTAGCTCGGGGTAGGTACGGTGTCAAGTTGCTGTATAGAATGTAGATAGTGTTTGATCAATAGGTACTCAACAAAGCAGACCGAGTCTATCAGAGAAAACCCAAGCCCAAACAGATCTGGATTAGAACTCACCCAACTTCTTTTGAGCCAGTTCTTCCTCAAGGTCAGCAATAAATTCGTCCGCCTTATTCCGCAGAGCCTGGAACGAACTCGATTTTCGGAACCACGCTGGCTGATTGTCCTTCTGCACCTTCCGCAGATGCTCATCTAACCCTTTCTTATTGTACTTATCAAGGAAGTCCTCACCCCACGACCGCAACTCCTTCTTTTTCTCCTCACTCATCGAACCCCAGAGCTTGTGCGACTCAGCCAACAACTCATCCACGTTGAACGGATCTGAACCATACTCACCCGCCAGTTGAATTGCAGCATTCAGCATATAGATACAGAACTGAGTATGATCCTCATCCTCAGCATCAAACGGATAGTAATCCGTCGGGATGTCCTTCCCATGAGGCACCTCAATCGGGAACGCATCATCCAGATCGGGTTCTCCAAACCCTTCTGACCCGACAATTTCGATACGAAGGTTCGAATCCCCAACGTGTGCCTCAAACTGCACTGTCGTGAAAGCGAACTCGCTCAAGTCATGGATATCGGCCAGATCACCGAACGAAGAGTATGAGAAGTCGGCACTCAGTTCCTCAGGAGGAACACCCTGGACAGCCCCCCGAAGCACTAGTTGGTCGGGATTCCGAACGGCTGTTTCGTACCGCTCGTTCTGATGGTCTTTCAGGTGATATGATTTGAAATCCAATAACAGACTGTGGTTGCGCCGATGAGCAGTCAGAATTAAATCCGGCTGAATATAGTCCCCCTTGATAGTGAACCCCGGCTCAATGATATCCACGGTGTACCCGAGTTTAGCGAGGGTGTCCGGGAATCGGTCGTCTAGTTGGCACAAACCAATCCACGCATTCATCTGTACCGTATGAGGCGACAGATAGTACGTCATTGTGCAGTCAGACCAACCTTCGAGTTCGACGGGTCACTTCGCTCGCCAAAGGAGGCCTCTGCATCGTAGTACCGCTGGATATTCGAGAAAATCCGCAAGGCAGTGTTCCCACATGCATCGTCTGGGAGATAGAGGCGAATCCAGTCCCGCTTGATCTCCAGCGTGAAGCTGTCGTTGTTATGGAGATCGGTACCTCGAACCTTGTAGTAGTCGTCCGCAATCCAGGTACCAACCCCCCAGAGTCGCAGTGGTTTCGTGGCGGAGGTAATGCTGTCGGCGAACTCTTTCAGATTCTCAACCGAGTTGGCGAGATTGATTACTATCGGTGTTCCCTCAATAGATTGGCCTGATGAATGGCGTTCATCCTCCTCAGCCTCGATTTCTCGGATTGGATATCCAATCCGCCCTTCTTCCTCGATCCCTCGAATGAGGTCTGCATAGAGGTCGCGGATGATTTCGACGAACGATAGATGTGCTTGGATGTCATCACCGCCTCTAGTAGTTATCCGACCATTATTGTCGATCCGCTCAATTACGACTCCCTCCTCCATTTCTCGGCGAATTTTCACCGAGGACAACGACAGGAACCGCTTCAGGTCAGCGTCGCTCAATGCATCCAGCAGCCAGCTCGTACCCTGTCCTGAACTCTGAATCGACAGCTCGCCAAATGGGAGATGTTCGTCAATATACTCTTCAGAAAACACGTCCTCAGCGTCGTAATTGATGCCTGCACCTTGGAATTCGCCAAGCTTAGTGAAGTAACGTTGTAGCTGCGCCGGGAACCAGAGATAATCCAGCCCACTTCGCTCCGCCATGATCAAGTCCTCCATCGCGTCCTTCGCTGGTCGGGACTTCTCGATTGAATAGAACGTCCAGAACCGCTCATCCTGACTATCCAAATAGAACGACAGAATTTCCTCTTCATCTTCGTCGCTTGAAGTATCGATGAGCACCTCAAACAAGCTGTAATCCACCTCCCCGACAGTCACATGCTCGAATTGTTCCTCAAGCGTGGTGGGTTCAATATTAGTTTCCACGAGGAAGGATTTGAGCATATTCTGTTTGTAGTTCAGCCTCTGCTCCTCCAACAGTTGGTCATATGTTCCTTCTATGACATGCTGGAAATGCTCGTATAGTTCCCGTCGATCCGTCGGTTCTAGAGGTGGCATAGGTAATTCACGAAATCGTCCCTTGGTTGCCCATTGGCGTATAACGGTTGAAAGGATTTGGCATAGGCCGTAAGTGAAATTCTCGGTGCAGTCGTTTCTGCTAATCTGAGGTACAGATGAGCTTGATCACAGGTGGTGAGATATCCCTTGCTCTGGGGTGAGCAACCACCAGCGCCGAACTGGTTAAGGAAAGACCATACTAAGACGTGACCCGCGAGCGGTTAGACGTGAGCACGGATGGCGGCAAGTGAGAAGCAGGAATAGGGGCACACCGACCACACAGAATGGGAGCCTAAGAACCCCCAGCAGTACGAAAAGCAACGCATTGTCACCGCCACCTTGATTCGATATTGGTCCGGTAGTACAACTGGAGTACAGACGTGTTACAGCAGTCCTTCACCGTCTGTGGCGGGTAGCGGTCGTGGACATTCTGAAGATTCTCCTCGCTCTCAATGAGGTGCGTCAGCGCTGC
This genomic stretch from Halorussus pelagicus harbors:
- a CDS encoding TIGR00725 family protein is translated as MRVSVIGGSTVTESEAKTAERVGRRLAENGHTVVCGGLGGVMKAACRGASEEGGRTIGVLPGEDRAAANPYVDVPVATGLGHARNALVVMNGDAVIAVDGGVGTLSELGLAGVFDRPIAGLGTHDAPGVKAVESAADAVAYVESAVEPGGEER
- a CDS encoding DUF7386 family protein, coding for MATDRTSLKLTDERKILFDKTSEIVSDGPDDDPPRSDVIDAALTHLIESEENLQNVHDRYPPQTVKDCCNTSVLQLYYRTNIESRWR
- a CDS encoding CBM20 domain-containing protein, translated to MTDSPLEGVEFSSGSETRTAGEFVDTTHDPDLLYYYIQDAYQKAEAGVDIDADGKEEEVRIHSQIEVFQSSIQYVEAFGIYLLSYIKGREDLLENLIQTRPKQLRSFFESLNDGTEDEFFHRHDINEDYRDTLERLFGYVFIDNIEDDEVSEEEVEEAIDQSIDVLDTNIRRIGEFYLYFHEVYNAVKHGNRALPQAENSFTLSHGNEEETSVDLDMDFVVFICKNDQGQPYLVTIPIEYLIDHSLQIVEKVHRVFNYLKRVSNAATTEEPVDLSFFRFKETDDDPEQEWLTATHQSGVIILPKIEELEELQVPRELTFPARIEVNHRTLYIKTRFDEEPSDEFPLLITILQKGLVGLSPQPILGLDFDIDIADLDVLQYHELLKLEEVELEEDGVAEIIVYDEQADEEIDTGHPEDLGYEPAEEKPLPKEEIEQLALLQKISGERIPVPLPFTVAKRQGKVIERCLDSDLTRDDAVDAVEELREIGEINHMTTVYVEEVLPLGQTVRSEVVGQYPGEISFDDLEFETEEGRENFEEEWGDPGSTLGFNVTGFDGGPDDLVEFLQEDVSNLERVLAQFDVPQNELELAPLRIEYELGEPGFWYTENTLWFKFLKLEYTINEAKICPICRSPMTTDFATHLAEDCELSTAE